The Celeribacter marinus genome window below encodes:
- the fliQ gene encoding flagellar biosynthesis protein FliQ: MDFDNNIEYLRLAFWQIILAAGPILGVALAIGLVIGVLQAATSINEMTLSFVPKLILVLLTMALLSGFMMTQLTDYFAFIFEEIVAVGR, translated from the coding sequence ATGGATTTTGATAACAACATTGAATACCTCCGACTTGCCTTCTGGCAAATCATTCTCGCCGCAGGCCCCATTTTGGGCGTGGCGCTGGCGATCGGTTTGGTTATCGGTGTTTTGCAGGCCGCGACTTCGATCAATGAAATGACATTGAGTTTCGTGCCAAAGCTCATCTTGGTGCTGCTCACCATGGCACTTTTGTCAGGGTTCATGATGACGCAATTGACAGATTACTTTGCTTTTATTTTTGAAGAAATCGTGGCTGTCGGGAGATGA
- a CDS encoding flagellar hook-length control protein FliK: MNGITPYTELHRPADKGGRTALVDMIALVPDEMSEVPQSFDHMLQGNQALPEEIEAALPEASQAIAPGGLLEEMGSFDIGAQVKLTVAEGPSGEDSPSIPATEPSLVEAGLQVLPVSDVVQGVADEPAQPQLQKDPIAALPSMIVLATAESEIMQAGGQSALAIAHLGAPDAEQVQIEVGAVGAETDAAFQRFRGRAAEGLQMPSVNSEGDTPKLAVSKAAIPPFSNPSFPDTPQAITHLGSQLLSDGHVALPAVGVSELTGVETLRLSEIHQKSDAKLNVVDPVNLGDAERPSEHDVLVSKALVKRVISPDAEEKGQSQARLLALEPFVLAKPQEALSEEISSGAGLATRPSAPLGPVILPEVGKLNQLPVSEAFSATVEVQPSPETFVLKFNPDGSAKPEVSGSKSDEAKGFGGLVQPLSAKLEMASLEHSAAKPVQEPPHPNAQASVLRATMALNMRDSQWGQKLVTQIEKMQNEGVARYDISLRPKNLGDLQVSLEFRGGDTQVRIVTETTLASRVLIGAEDRLAQMLDNAGFRLTSFAASMSAGQQHAGTGHGQNQNQKQKQNSAELANKNKGARNALASEPMMPVDTKSHNGAVNVIA; encoded by the coding sequence ATGAACGGCATTACCCCCTATACCGAGCTTCACCGACCCGCCGATAAGGGTGGTCGTACAGCATTGGTCGATATGATTGCTCTTGTTCCAGACGAGATGTCTGAGGTACCGCAGAGCTTTGATCATATGCTTCAAGGCAATCAAGCCCTGCCCGAAGAGATCGAGGCAGCTTTGCCTGAAGCGTCGCAAGCGATTGCACCAGGCGGGCTGCTAGAGGAGATGGGTTCATTTGACATTGGCGCGCAGGTAAAGTTGACCGTTGCGGAGGGACCATCTGGAGAGGATAGCCCTAGCATTCCCGCAACTGAACCAAGCCTAGTTGAAGCGGGCCTGCAAGTTCTGCCAGTGTCAGATGTTGTGCAAGGTGTGGCGGATGAGCCAGCTCAGCCCCAGCTGCAAAAAGATCCTATCGCGGCACTGCCCAGCATGATTGTGCTTGCCACGGCTGAAAGCGAGATTATGCAAGCGGGGGGGCAGTCGGCTCTTGCGATTGCACACTTAGGAGCACCTGACGCGGAGCAAGTCCAGATAGAAGTTGGCGCTGTGGGCGCTGAAACGGATGCCGCATTTCAGCGATTTAGAGGCAGAGCCGCAGAAGGCTTGCAGATGCCGAGCGTGAACAGTGAGGGTGATACACCAAAGCTGGCAGTCTCGAAAGCTGCAATTCCGCCATTTTCCAACCCCAGCTTTCCAGACACACCGCAAGCGATCACGCATCTGGGATCTCAACTGTTGTCCGATGGTCATGTCGCCTTACCAGCAGTTGGTGTTTCTGAGTTGACCGGTGTTGAGACTTTGCGGTTGTCTGAAATACACCAGAAAAGCGACGCCAAACTGAATGTAGTGGACCCCGTGAACTTAGGCGACGCCGAGAGGCCGAGTGAGCATGATGTTTTGGTGAGTAAGGCGCTTGTGAAAAGAGTTATTTCCCCTGACGCTGAGGAGAAGGGGCAGAGTCAAGCAAGGCTGCTGGCTCTTGAGCCATTTGTCCTTGCCAAGCCTCAGGAAGCGCTCAGTGAAGAGATTTCTTCTGGGGCAGGTCTGGCAACACGCCCGAGTGCGCCACTTGGGCCAGTGATTTTGCCTGAAGTTGGCAAGTTAAATCAACTTCCTGTGTCTGAAGCCTTTTCAGCCACCGTTGAGGTTCAGCCGAGCCCGGAAACCTTTGTTCTAAAATTTAATCCAGATGGCTCTGCAAAGCCTGAGGTTTCGGGGTCAAAGTCGGATGAGGCAAAAGGTTTTGGTGGGTTGGTTCAGCCCTTGTCGGCAAAGTTAGAAATGGCCTCCTTAGAACACAGCGCCGCCAAACCCGTTCAGGAGCCGCCACATCCAAATGCTCAGGCAAGCGTGCTACGTGCGACTATGGCGCTTAATATGCGTGATTCTCAATGGGGGCAAAAACTCGTTACTCAAATTGAAAAGATGCAAAATGAAGGTGTTGCCCGCTACGATATTTCATTGCGCCCCAAAAACCTCGGCGACTTACAGGTCAGCCTTGAGTTTCGCGGTGGAGACACTCAAGTCCGGATTGTAACTGAAACAACGTTGGCGTCTCGGGTGTTGATTGGAGCTGAAGACCGCCTGGCTCAGATGCTGGACAATGCTGGCTTTAGGCTCACATCCTTTGCGGCATCCATGTCGGCAGGCCAACAACACGCGGGCACAGGGCATGGACAAAATCAAAATCAAAAGCAAAAGCAAAATTCAGCCGAGCTTGCCAACAAAAACAAAGGCGCGCGCAATGCGTTAGCCTCAGAGCCCATGATGCCTGTGGACACAAAAAGCCATAACGGCGCAGTAAATGTCATCGCATAA
- a CDS encoding flagellar basal body-associated FliL family protein — protein sequence MADQETDEPKKKGGLVKIIGFVFAGVVLVGIGLGAGFFLFGGSSLTPSDEIEQIIERKLKESGQLPEEDEEVAEEGEEEPALNKKEAPEVDTFITTYFEFEGNFTTNLRNSRKFLQLGVGVSTQYDETVIEHVQTHQLALRSEVLGTISEFTEDEIQGKAGRDMLAVKMAEAINTKLEILEGFGGIENVHFTSFVLQ from the coding sequence ATGGCAGATCAAGAAACAGATGAACCAAAGAAGAAGGGCGGCTTAGTCAAGATAATTGGCTTTGTTTTTGCGGGGGTCGTGCTTGTTGGCATTGGTCTTGGCGCGGGCTTTTTTCTTTTTGGGGGCTCGTCTCTCACGCCGAGTGATGAAATCGAGCAAATTATTGAACGTAAGTTGAAAGAAAGTGGTCAGCTGCCCGAAGAGGACGAAGAGGTAGCCGAAGAGGGCGAAGAAGAGCCTGCTCTCAACAAAAAAGAAGCGCCTGAGGTGGATACTTTCATCACAACCTATTTTGAATTTGAGGGCAATTTTACAACCAACCTGCGCAATTCACGCAAGTTCTTACAGCTTGGGGTTGGGGTTTCAACGCAATATGATGAAACTGTGATTGAACACGTTCAAACGCACCAATTGGCTTTAAGGTCTGAAGTTCTTGGCACGATCAGTGAGTTCACTGAAGACGAGATCCAGGGCAAGGCAGGACGTGATATGTTGGCGGTGAAAATGGCGGAGGCCATCAATACTAAATTAGAGATTCTTGAGGGGTTTGGTGGCATTGAAAACGTTCACTTCACTTCTTTCGTGTTGCAATAA
- the fliM gene encoding flagellar motor switch protein FliM, whose product MAPSKKLTSDEVNALIDGLGDESSSASMGGDDGHVDVRPFSFGSDDLSLLGDYYALRMINERFCRFARSVFLPMLRIQPRISSFPPEVKTFDEYTSGAESFMSLTTSRMEELRGSSLLVVAPAFISLLTNSYYGGTAVRSLRRPTGEFTATEQRVIEIVTEGLMSSMQMAWRDLTPVSFSVQGHEENMQFASFVDNSETVIVCTFLVQLPGNEPATFDMVYPLQTLKPIASLLRSRVQSEFVDDDMSWRQKLERAILNIPLMVTAELAKPKVSMRNLLRLQSGDTFPIQLADGVKVLVEGKDIFNAELGQVGPQAALHLRERINANKDNV is encoded by the coding sequence ATGGCACCTTCCAAGAAACTTACCTCGGATGAAGTCAACGCTCTGATTGACGGCTTGGGCGATGAAAGCTCATCGGCTTCAATGGGCGGTGATGATGGCCATGTGGATGTGCGCCCGTTTTCGTTCGGCTCAGATGACCTATCGCTCTTGGGGGATTATTACGCTCTGCGCATGATAAACGAGCGGTTCTGCCGCTTTGCACGCAGCGTGTTTCTGCCTATGCTGCGCATTCAACCGCGGATTTCGTCTTTCCCACCAGAGGTGAAAACCTTTGACGAATATACCAGTGGTGCGGAAAGCTTTATGAGCCTTACCACAAGCCGTATGGAAGAGCTTCGCGGAAGTAGCCTTTTGGTTGTGGCGCCTGCATTTATCTCGCTTCTGACGAATTCATACTATGGCGGCACGGCTGTGCGCTCGTTGCGCCGCCCCACTGGAGAATTCACGGCAACCGAGCAGCGCGTCATTGAGATTGTGACAGAGGGGTTGATGAGTTCTATGCAAATGGCATGGCGCGACCTTACGCCAGTATCTTTTTCGGTGCAGGGTCATGAAGAAAATATGCAGTTCGCCTCATTTGTCGACAACAGCGAAACTGTCATTGTCTGCACCTTTTTGGTGCAGCTTCCCGGAAATGAGCCGGCAACTTTCGATATGGTCTATCCGCTTCAAACACTGAAACCGATCGCCTCTTTACTGCGATCACGGGTTCAATCTGAATTTGTCGATGATGATATGTCATGGCGTCAAAAGCTGGAACGCGCAATTTTGAATATTCCGCTGATGGTCACAGCAGAATTGGCCAAGCCAAAGGTTTCAATGCGCAATCTTTTGCGCTTGCAAAGCGGTGATACCTTCCCAATTCAGCTTGCCGATGGTGTAAAAGTTCTTGTTGAGGGTAAGGATATTTTCAATGCTGAATTGGGCCAAGTTGGCCCGCAAGCCGCGCTTCACTTGCGCGAACGTATTAACGCAAACAAAGACAATGTTTAG
- the rpoN gene encoding RNA polymerase factor sigma-54, protein MKFTASQTVSQKQSIVITAQLQQAIKLLQMNNFELGQFLEEQSVDNPFLDVESATLHESASTKEYDTPVAASVTPTDIKVGEAAEDTPLNNEALENTFESSLLDLGNKTSSGMAHQDWDMIASTVEERKPSLYAYVCGEIDQLLAEPKERMIGYALAEAIEPSGWLGQPVEEIALMLRVSEALVCQVLIKLQTLEPAGLFARSLSECLLLQAREQDNDTTDFERLLAHLPMLAKGDMKALKKASGLSLERLRTLISLLRSFNPKPGSVFEGAAEPIRAPDLIVQASADGWKVDLNRSTMPSIHINRALAKAALKSLRSDDDKKFTTERVADANWLRRAIEQRNSTTLAIGAEIVRRQQAFLEQGIGALRPLVLRDVAEAIDVHESTVSRVTSGLMMATPQGTFRLKALFSVGLQGNGDDGAEAASAIKYKIKKLIETEPPSAPYSDDKIVDFMAKEGVKLARRTVAKYRDMQNIPSSFQRRRAASVAGLA, encoded by the coding sequence ATGAAATTCACGGCATCACAGACAGTCAGTCAGAAACAGTCGATCGTCATCACTGCGCAATTGCAGCAAGCAATAAAGTTGTTGCAGATGAACAATTTTGAACTTGGTCAGTTTTTGGAAGAACAGTCCGTCGACAACCCGTTTTTGGATGTTGAAAGCGCAACCCTACATGAAAGCGCCTCAACGAAAGAATATGACACACCTGTTGCAGCATCGGTGACGCCCACCGACATTAAAGTTGGCGAAGCCGCCGAAGACACGCCGCTCAACAACGAGGCGCTCGAAAACACATTTGAATCCAGCCTGCTCGATTTGGGCAATAAAACCAGCAGCGGCATGGCGCATCAAGATTGGGATATGATTGCTTCCACGGTTGAAGAGCGGAAACCTTCTTTATACGCGTATGTGTGCGGCGAAATTGACCAGCTGCTCGCCGAGCCAAAAGAACGGATGATCGGTTATGCGTTAGCCGAAGCCATAGAGCCCTCAGGTTGGTTAGGGCAACCCGTTGAGGAGATTGCCCTGATGTTGCGCGTTTCTGAAGCGTTGGTATGCCAAGTGCTTATAAAGTTGCAGACACTTGAGCCCGCAGGATTGTTCGCGCGCTCATTGAGTGAATGTCTCTTGCTGCAAGCACGTGAACAAGACAACGACACAACAGATTTTGAACGCCTTCTTGCCCATTTGCCCATGCTGGCCAAAGGCGACATGAAAGCCTTAAAGAAAGCGTCTGGTCTTTCTTTGGAGAGGTTGCGTACATTGATTAGCCTGCTCCGCAGCTTTAATCCAAAACCAGGAAGCGTCTTTGAGGGGGCCGCTGAACCCATACGCGCGCCAGACCTGATTGTTCAAGCGAGCGCTGACGGTTGGAAAGTAGACTTAAACCGCAGCACAATGCCAAGCATTCACATCAATCGGGCCCTTGCTAAAGCAGCTCTGAAATCCCTGCGAAGCGACGATGATAAAAAATTCACCACGGAGCGGGTCGCCGACGCCAATTGGTTGCGGCGCGCCATTGAGCAACGCAATTCAACAACACTGGCCATTGGCGCAGAGATTGTCCGCCGCCAACAAGCCTTTCTAGAGCAAGGCATAGGTGCCTTACGCCCATTGGTTTTGCGCGATGTGGCAGAGGCAATCGATGTGCACGAGAGCACCGTAAGCCGTGTGACATCAGGCTTGATGATGGCGACACCACAGGGCACATTTCGCTTGAAAGCTTTGTTTAGCGTTGGGCTGCAAGGCAATGGCGACGATGGCGCTGAAGCAGCTTCAGCGATAAAGTACAAAATTAAGAAATTGATAGAAACCGAACCACCCTCAGCCCCTTATAGCGACGATAAAATCGTAGACTTCATGGCGAAAGAAGGCGTCAAGCTTGCCCGGCGTACTGTGGCCAAATACCGCGATATGCAAAACATCCCGTCGTCTTTCCAACGTCGCCGCGCAGCTTCAGTGGCAGGGCTCGCCTAA
- a CDS encoding flagellar biosynthetic protein FliO has protein sequence MVFLAILLAAQLLLKRLRRAGGLPSSAKRMEVLQNLSVGPKEGLLLVRVDGSDFLVGVPRHGPLTLLPLAPNSTEVTYV, from the coding sequence GTGGTCTTCTTGGCCATTCTATTGGCGGCCCAGTTGCTGCTGAAGCGTCTGCGCAGGGCGGGTGGCCTGCCATCCTCAGCAAAACGTATGGAGGTCCTCCAAAACTTGAGTGTTGGGCCCAAGGAGGGCCTATTGTTGGTGCGGGTTGACGGCTCAGACTTTTTGGTTGGTGTGCCGCGCCATGGCCCGTTGACACTTCTGCCACTCGCGCCAAACAGCACTGAGGTGACTTATGTTTAG
- a CDS encoding FliI/YscN family ATPase, translating to MTINALQTVVQSIASLGQPLPLIASGLVTRFDGQIIECDGFPVSVGSICHVHLPDGFPIQAEVIGFRDGRNLAFLYDQNADIEVGALVTVANNGRQIAVGPGLLGRVIDAQGEPLDEGGSIELEDSWPLHGKPINPLQRRAIAEPMDVGVRSVNALLSIGRGQRVGIVAGSGVGKSVLLSMMTRFSDADVIVVGLIGERGREVGDFVERSMGGQARHKICVVAVPADRAALLRIRGANRATAIAEYFRAQGKNVLLIMDSLTRVAHAKREVGLALGEQPTAKGYPPSVVSMIPNLIERTGTGGEGEGAITSIYTVLADGDDTTNDPVVDTARAILDGHIVLSRKHSQLGIYPAVDLTASVSRVMNDIIPDPHQKAAVKFKRLVSVYMENRDLMLMGGYAAGQDPELDLAIALWPNITAYIKQAANEPATFKDCQQDLISLMGE from the coding sequence ATGACGATTAACGCCCTTCAAACCGTTGTCCAGAGTATCGCGTCCTTGGGGCAGCCTTTGCCGCTAATCGCGTCAGGCTTGGTCACCCGTTTTGATGGCCAGATCATTGAGTGTGACGGGTTTCCTGTGTCGGTTGGGTCGATCTGTCATGTGCATCTCCCTGACGGGTTTCCAATACAAGCGGAGGTTATCGGCTTCCGTGACGGGCGAAACCTTGCTTTTTTGTATGATCAAAATGCCGATATTGAAGTGGGTGCCTTGGTCACGGTGGCAAACAATGGGCGTCAAATTGCCGTCGGACCTGGATTGCTGGGCAGGGTGATTGATGCACAGGGAGAACCACTGGACGAGGGTGGCTCCATCGAGCTTGAGGACAGTTGGCCTTTGCACGGAAAGCCCATCAATCCTTTACAACGCCGTGCAATAGCGGAACCGATGGATGTTGGCGTGCGGTCTGTGAATGCTTTGCTGAGCATTGGCCGTGGGCAACGTGTGGGGATTGTCGCGGGCTCAGGTGTTGGGAAATCGGTGTTGTTGTCGATGATGACCCGGTTTTCGGATGCGGATGTGATTGTTGTTGGGCTGATCGGAGAACGTGGGCGCGAAGTCGGCGATTTTGTCGAGCGCTCGATGGGTGGGCAGGCGCGTCACAAAATTTGTGTTGTGGCTGTGCCTGCTGACAGAGCCGCTTTGCTGCGTATCCGTGGTGCCAATCGCGCCACTGCGATTGCGGAATATTTTAGAGCCCAGGGTAAGAATGTGTTGTTGATAATGGACTCTCTCACCCGTGTCGCTCATGCGAAGCGCGAGGTCGGGTTGGCCTTAGGAGAGCAACCCACAGCAAAAGGATATCCGCCTTCTGTTGTGTCTATGATCCCGAACTTAATTGAGCGCACGGGCACGGGGGGCGAAGGCGAGGGCGCTATAACCTCGATTTACACCGTTTTGGCTGATGGAGATGACACGACCAACGACCCTGTTGTTGATACGGCTCGGGCGATTTTGGATGGGCATATCGTTTTGTCCCGCAAGCATAGCCAACTGGGGATCTACCCTGCCGTTGACCTGACGGCTTCGGTCAGCCGCGTGATGAATGATATTATCCCAGACCCGCATCAAAAAGCAGCCGTTAAATTCAAACGTCTGGTCTCGGTTTACATGGAAAACCGCGACTTGATGTTGATGGGGGGCTATGCTGCTGGGCAAGATCCTGAGCTTGATCTTGCAATCGCACTTTGGCCCAATATCACCGCCTACATCAAACAAGCGGCTAATGAGCCAGCGACATTTAAAGACTGCCAACAAGATCTCATTTCCTTGATGGGAGAGTGA
- the fliP gene encoding flagellar type III secretion system pore protein FliP (The bacterial flagellar biogenesis protein FliP forms a type III secretion system (T3SS)-type pore required for flagellar assembly.) has protein sequence MFRLSALSFISLIALATATSAQGFDISGLPALNTTQSGEGEMTYSLSLQILALMTALTLLPSLVLGMSSFTRIIIVLSILRQALGTQQTPPNQVLIAIALFLSLFIMQPTLTLIYDNALSPFMSETLPADQAIARASTIMKDFMVLNTRSDTLLMFSDMAGAEAYESNADIPFSTILPAFITSELKTAFQIGFLLFLPFLVIDMVIASILMSLGMMMLSPMLVSLPFKLLLFVLVDGWAMTVGSLAATFATQ, from the coding sequence ATGTTTAGACTTTCCGCACTCAGTTTCATCAGCCTTATCGCGCTGGCAACTGCTACTTCGGCGCAGGGCTTCGACATTTCAGGGCTTCCAGCTTTAAACACCACACAATCGGGTGAGGGCGAGATGACATACTCGCTGTCGCTACAGATCTTGGCCTTGATGACTGCATTAACGCTTTTGCCGTCGCTCGTGTTAGGTATGTCGTCATTCACCCGCATAATTATTGTGCTGTCGATTTTACGGCAAGCTTTGGGCACACAACAGACGCCGCCAAATCAGGTGCTCATCGCAATCGCCTTGTTCTTGTCGCTGTTCATCATGCAGCCAACCCTGACACTAATATATGACAACGCTTTGTCGCCGTTCATGTCAGAGACACTTCCCGCCGATCAAGCCATTGCCCGCGCTTCAACCATCATGAAAGATTTCATGGTTTTGAACACCCGTAGTGACACGCTTTTGATGTTTTCCGATATGGCGGGCGCTGAAGCTTATGAGAGCAATGCTGACATCCCGTTTTCGACCATCTTGCCGGCGTTCATTACATCTGAGCTGAAGACGGCCTTTCAAATCGGGTTTCTTCTTTTCCTTCCGTTCTTGGTTATCGATATGGTGATTGCCTCAATCCTAATGTCATTGGGGATGATGATGCTGTCACCGATGTTGGTGTCGTTGCCCTTTAAGCTGCTCTTGTTTGTTCTGGTTGATGGCTGGGCCATGACAGTCGGTTCGCTGGCGGCCACTTTTGCAACACAGTGA
- the fliN gene encoding flagellar motor switch protein FliN, with protein MSDENQVTEEASIAKPERDGSENLRVLENIDVQMTVEVGRSEITIRDLLRLSEGSILELDRLAGDPLDILINGTMIAKGEVVMVGERFGIRFGEIVEPEKRVESI; from the coding sequence ATGTCAGATGAAAACCAAGTTACTGAAGAGGCCAGCATTGCAAAGCCCGAGCGTGATGGAAGCGAGAACCTGCGGGTTCTTGAAAACATTGATGTGCAAATGACAGTAGAGGTTGGCCGCTCTGAAATCACCATCCGAGATCTGTTGCGATTGAGCGAAGGCTCGATTTTGGAGCTTGATCGGCTGGCGGGTGATCCGTTGGATATTCTCATCAACGGGACAATGATAGCTAAGGGCGAGGTTGTGATGGTTGGCGAACGTTTTGGTATTCGTTTTGGCGAAATTGTTGAGCCAGAAAAGCGTGTAGAAAGTATTTAA
- the fliR gene encoding flagellar biosynthetic protein FliR, producing MIPINSISLAGLPGMPLQALFDVFLQVFLVNLRICAFLISAPFFGSRMVPLQIRIVFSIGLGLFIMSQIEAPDVTVLTSFFVVPLVLQELAIGLCVGLCMTIIFASVGLAGEKIAASSGLSFAMQVDPNGGGQTPVISQILTLFSLVIFFALNGHMLVLALMIESYTLVPIGAPLLYGAMFQTGIDAAGLMFAFAASVMLPIVAVLFIINLAIGIITKSAPQLNLFSFGFPITILSVFVLLVLSVTPLAWSFSDLIESTMAVLRTLIESMSNG from the coding sequence ATGATACCGATCAATTCCATATCTTTGGCGGGTTTGCCTGGCATGCCTTTGCAGGCCTTGTTTGATGTTTTTCTGCAAGTGTTCTTGGTCAATCTCCGCATTTGTGCTTTTCTGATATCGGCGCCGTTTTTTGGCTCGCGTATGGTGCCTTTGCAAATCAGAATTGTTTTCTCAATTGGGCTTGGATTGTTTATCATGAGCCAGATCGAGGCGCCTGATGTCACTGTCTTGACGTCGTTCTTTGTGGTGCCTTTGGTATTACAAGAATTGGCCATTGGGCTCTGCGTTGGACTCTGCATGACAATTATTTTTGCCTCCGTCGGCTTGGCGGGTGAAAAAATTGCGGCATCTTCTGGCTTGTCTTTTGCTATGCAAGTTGATCCGAATGGGGGCGGGCAAACGCCAGTGATCAGTCAGATTCTCACCCTGTTTTCGTTGGTCATTTTTTTTGCGCTCAACGGCCATATGCTGGTGCTGGCGTTGATGATTGAAAGCTACACATTGGTGCCCATTGGTGCTCCGCTGCTTTATGGGGCGATGTTTCAAACAGGGATAGATGCGGCTGGGTTGATGTTTGCTTTTGCCGCAAGCGTCATGCTGCCCATTGTAGCGGTGTTGTTTATAATTAACTTGGCCATTGGCATCATTACAAAATCAGCGCCGCAGCTTAATTTGTTTTCATTCGGCTTCCCAATCACAATCCTGAGCGTATTCGTGCTCCTTGTTTTATCTGTTACGCCTTTGGCTTGGTCTTTTTCAGATCTGATTGAGTCGACAATGGCCGTTTTGAGAACCCTTATCGAAAGTATGTCCAATGGCTGA
- a CDS encoding EscU/YscU/HrcU family type III secretion system export apparatus switch protein, which translates to MAEGGDESQEKTEDPTQRRLEKAAEDGEVLSSKEMFVFATMAMGIAMIYALSIYIPSQIGHWMSFFRFGGLDKMDSQILTNLGHALWIFIVVSAIIGLPMLVAVLATQGAIGGGINFTAKAMAFKGNRINPLSGLKRMFSVKGLVELAKAVAKVVFLGAAFAGVIWVLLPTVLRLTSTGLTAALHEVFWGTMLALAASIIVLGAIAALDLAYAMYTHMQKLRMSRQDMKDEHKQTEGSPEVKSRIRRLQMEASRRASEQGAAVENVAEATAIITNPTHFAVALKYVPGETRAPIILAMGRGKMAERIIEKANEHDVTIFRSPLLARALYFTGDIGQEITDGVYTAVAAVLAYVFRLDRGETPEEPWVDIPNELQFDKNGKSLGGET; encoded by the coding sequence ATGGCTGAAGGTGGTGATGAGAGCCAAGAAAAGACAGAGGACCCAACTCAGCGGCGCTTAGAAAAAGCGGCGGAAGATGGCGAAGTGTTGTCATCCAAAGAGATGTTTGTTTTTGCCACCATGGCGATGGGGATCGCTATGATCTACGCCTTGTCGATCTATATTCCGTCTCAGATTGGTCATTGGATGTCATTTTTCCGGTTTGGCGGCCTCGATAAAATGGACAGCCAGATTTTGACGAACCTTGGCCATGCGCTTTGGATATTTATTGTTGTGTCGGCAATTATTGGTCTGCCCATGCTTGTTGCTGTATTGGCAACACAAGGGGCGATCGGGGGCGGCATTAATTTTACAGCCAAAGCCATGGCCTTTAAAGGCAATCGCATCAATCCTTTGAGCGGGCTCAAGCGTATGTTTTCGGTCAAAGGGTTGGTTGAACTGGCCAAGGCTGTCGCCAAGGTTGTCTTTCTTGGCGCTGCCTTTGCGGGTGTTATCTGGGTGCTCCTGCCGACAGTATTGCGCCTCACCAGCACAGGCTTGACGGCAGCTTTACATGAGGTGTTCTGGGGCACGATGCTGGCGCTGGCCGCATCTATTATTGTCCTGGGTGCCATTGCAGCCCTTGATTTGGCCTATGCCATGTACACACATATGCAAAAGCTGCGCATGAGCCGGCAAGATATGAAAGACGAGCACAAGCAAACCGAGGGCTCGCCCGAAGTCAAATCGCGCATCCGTCGCTTACAGATGGAAGCAAGCCGGCGTGCATCAGAGCAGGGTGCTGCGGTTGAAAATGTGGCTGAAGCCACTGCCATTATTACAAACCCGACACATTTTGCTGTAGCGCTGAAATATGTCCCGGGTGAAACGCGCGCACCAATCATTTTGGCAATGGGTCGTGGGAAAATGGCGGAGCGTATCATCGAGAAAGCAAACGAGCACGACGTCACAATCTTCCGCAGCCCGCTGTTGGCACGTGCGCTATATTTCACTGGCGATATTGGGCAAGAGATCACCGATGGTGTCTACACCGCGGTTGCGGCGGTCTTGGCTTATGTGTTCCGCCTTGATCGAGGCGAGACGCCTGAGGAGCCTTGGGTCGATATTCCGAATGAACTGCAATTTGATAAAAACGGTAAATCTCTGGGTGGGGAGACATAA